CTGATCGCCTTTCCCACGATTTCGCCCGATAGCAATCTCGACATGATTGCCTATCTGGCAGAACGGTTGGACAGCGTTGGTGCGTGCGTGGGCATTTACCATGACGAGACGGGCAAGAAGGCCAATCTTTTTGCCACACTGGGGCCTGATATGCCCGGCGGTGTTGTGCTCTCTGGTCATACCGACGTGGTGCCTGTGTCCGATCAAAGCTGGACCAGCGATCCGTTCGTGATGGACGAACGTGAAGGGCGGCTCTACGGGCGCGGCAGTTGCGACATGAAAGGTTTTATCGCCGCAACGATTGCCCTTGCCCCTCTCTTTGCCGAGCGCGTCGGAGCGCGCCCTATTCATTTCGCCTTCACTCATGACGAGGAGTCGGGCTGTTTCGGTGCTCAAGCCCTGGCTGAGCAGTTGCGTGCCAAGGGCGTACGCCCGGGTGTGGCCCTGATCGGGGAGCCCACGTCCATGCGCGTGATCGAGGGGCATAAAGGCTGTTACGAATACTCCACGCATTTCACCGGGCTGGCCGGGCATGGATCAGCGCCCGACATGGGCGTGAATTCCGTCGAATATGCCGCGCGCTATGTCACGCGGCTCTTGCATCTCAAAGACGCACTGCGCGCCCGTGCCCCCAAAGACAGCCGGTTCGACCCACCCTGGACCACGATCAATGTCGGCGCGCTGCATGGGGGCGTCGCCCACAATGTGATCCCCTCACGCACCTCTGTGGATTGGGAGATGCGCCCGGTGCAAACATCAGATGCGGATTACGTAAAATCCGATCTTGAACGCTATTGCGAAGACGAGCTTCTGCCAGACATGCGCGCCATATCGGACGAGGCCGGGATCGTCACCGAGATCATCGCCGAAGTTGAAGGGCTGGAACCCGCGTCAGAGAATGAAGCGCGCGATATCTTTATGGAACTGACAGGGGCAAATGGGGCTGATCTGGTTGCGTTTGGCACGGAGGCGGGGATTTTTCAGACCCTTGGTTTGACCGCGGTGGTGTGCGGGCCGGGGTCTATCGAACAGGCGCACAAAGCGGATGAGAACGTCTCGATAGACCAACTCTCCCAATGTGTCAGCATGCTGGAGCGGCTCACCGCCCGCATCGCCTGAGCCCTCAAACCAGCCCCATATCCCGTGCCAGCATGGCAGCGTGGGTGCGGTTCTTGGCCGAAAGCTTGCGCGACAGAGTCTTGACGTGAAGCTTTACCGTGACTTCCTGAATATCCAGATCGCGCGCGATTTCCTTGTTGAGCTTGCCCGCCACAAGACCCTGCAAAACATCGCGTTCGCGCGGTGTAAGCTGTACGGCCCCGGCAGGCGCGTTTTCGGTCAGATACGCATCAGGAGAAAACACCTCGCCCGACAACATCAAACGCATGGCGGCCACCATGGCTTCCGGCTTTAGGCTTTTCGGCAAAAACCCGGACGCCCCGGCATCCAGGGCGCGTTGGGCGGCTTCTGATGTTGTCTTCGTCGACAATATGGCCACGGAACACCCGTATTGCGACCGCATCTGCGACAGGCCATCAAGCGCCTTGCTGTCCGTTCCCAGACAGCCGAGCAGCACAAGGTCAAAAGGGCCGTCTTTGGCATAGAGATCGCTGGCGGCTTCAACGTTCTTCGTTTGCAGAACTTCAAAGCCGCTTTGCCTGCGCAAATAATCTGTCAGGGCTTCGCGTACCAAATCATGGCCGCCAGCGAATAGTATCTTCGACACTTCTATTTCCGTGTTCATGCCGCGTAATAGCAGCGGCCGAGTGTTAATTAACAAGATCAAGACTACAGGCACTTATCCCAGCCACACAATGAAGCTGTGTCGTGGATTAATCTCATCTTCGAGACAAACCGGGCAAGTGCTTTCGAATTTACCACGAATGGAAACAACGGCCCTAGTTTACTTGTTTTCGGCGGATAGCGGTAGGGGCTTCTGACTTGAATGTGGGTTGTTTCCCGCACGTTTTTGTCTGTGAAGAGAGCGCTTCTTACAAATTTCGCAGATGATTCTCTCTGGCACTTGCGATCTGCCCGGCTCTCGATTGACCGCTAAACAAAGATCCGATGCAGCTTTACTTTCGATAAAATCAAAGGCTTTATTCGAACTACTCAAATATATTTCGAAGATTGTCGCATGAAACCATCACAGCTCAGCCTCAGATGGCTTGAGGTTTTTCTGATGACCGCGCAAAGCGGCTCGGTACAGACTGCCGCGCAACAGGCCGGTCTGTCCGTTAGCACCGTCTCGCATCATCTGAAGTCGCTGGAAACCAAACTCGGCACAGCGCTTTTTGATCACAGCCGCCGTCCCTTGCGCGTCACAGCCGCAGGTGCGTTATTTCAGCGGGATGTGGACGCCGCCCTGAAGCTCATTCGCAAAGCTGAAGCTGAGGCTCAGGCCGGATCGGTCGGCGAAACGCGATCCCTGGCGCTGGCCCTGATCGAGGATTTTGACGGCGACATCGCCCCGGAACTGGCACGTCACCTGACCACCGCCATGCCGAAATGCCGGTTTCGCCATCTCACCCGGCCCAGCCACGAAATTCTGGAGATGCTGCGCGCGCAGGAGATTGACGTCGGCCTCGCGGCACGCCCGCAGTCCGTGCCGGACGCCTTGAGCGAACACGCCATCCTGCGTGACCCCTACGTTCTGGCTTTGCCTGCTGGCGTCAAACTGGCCGAGAACCGGCTTATAGCTGGACAAACCGACCTGCCGTTTCTGCGCTATTCCTCAAATCAGCTCATGGCCCGGCAGATCGAACAGCAATTGCGCCGCCTCAACCGGGATCTGTCAGATCAGTACGAATTCGAGAGCACTCAAACCCTGATGCGTCTTGTGGCAGAAGGCGCGGGTTGGGCCATCACCACGCCGATGAATTACCTGCGTGCGCAGCGGTTTCATCGTCAGGTTCGGCTGGCCCCGTTCCCCGATAAGGGATTTGCGCGCACGTTATCGATCTATGCCACCGAACTCGCCGATCCTGTGGTGGTGCAAACGGTTACCGAGACCCTGCGGCGGCTAATTGAGACCCGCGCGGTGCAGCCCGTGATCGACGCGGAACCCTGGTTGCGGGATGCCTTTCGATTGCTGCCAGTCAATCGCTCAGAATCTTGAACCGCGCGCGGATGGCGGCGTCTTGTTCGGGCGTCAGGTAGTTTGGCTGATGCGTCTGCAAAACCTCCCGCGCCTTGGCACGCGCCACGCTCCAGGCATCGGGCGCGCCCTTTTCTTGCCAACTGCGCGGCATGTCCCGGTCGGCCAGCTCTGGGTAAACATAGTCGCGCTCCATCGCCTCAAACGTCTGCGCCCCGCCCAGGAAATGCCCCTCGCCCAGCACCGCATCGCAAATCGCGTCAAAGCCCAGATTGGCCTCGGACACTTCCACACCGCGCAGCGCGCGATAGGTGGCGGCGTGCATCTCATTGTCGAGGATAAACGCCTCGAAACTGACCCCTAAAAG
This DNA window, taken from Roseovarius sp. S88, encodes the following:
- the argE gene encoding acetylornithine deacetylase; protein product: MDNLQNTIAILGDLIAFPTISPDSNLDMIAYLAERLDSVGACVGIYHDETGKKANLFATLGPDMPGGVVLSGHTDVVPVSDQSWTSDPFVMDEREGRLYGRGSCDMKGFIAATIALAPLFAERVGARPIHFAFTHDEESGCFGAQALAEQLRAKGVRPGVALIGEPTSMRVIEGHKGCYEYSTHFTGLAGHGSAPDMGVNSVEYAARYVTRLLHLKDALRARAPKDSRFDPPWTTINVGALHGGVAHNVIPSRTSVDWEMRPVQTSDADYVKSDLERYCEDELLPDMRAISDEAGIVTEIIAEVEGLEPASENEARDIFMELTGANGADLVAFGTEAGIFQTLGLTAVVCGPGSIEQAHKADENVSIDQLSQCVSMLERLTARIA
- a CDS encoding response regulator transcription factor, with amino-acid sequence MSKILFAGGHDLVREALTDYLRRQSGFEVLQTKNVEAASDLYAKDGPFDLVLLGCLGTDSKALDGLSQMRSQYGCSVAILSTKTTSEAAQRALDAGASGFLPKSLKPEAMVAAMRLMLSGEVFSPDAYLTENAPAGAVQLTPRERDVLQGLVAGKLNKEIARDLDIQEVTVKLHVKTLSRKLSAKNRTHAAMLARDMGLV
- a CDS encoding LysR family transcriptional regulator, with the protein product MKPSQLSLRWLEVFLMTAQSGSVQTAAQQAGLSVSTVSHHLKSLETKLGTALFDHSRRPLRVTAAGALFQRDVDAALKLIRKAEAEAQAGSVGETRSLALALIEDFDGDIAPELARHLTTAMPKCRFRHLTRPSHEILEMLRAQEIDVGLAARPQSVPDALSEHAILRDPYVLALPAGVKLAENRLIAGQTDLPFLRYSSNQLMARQIEQQLRRLNRDLSDQYEFESTQTLMRLVAEGAGWAITTPMNYLRAQRFHRQVRLAPFPDKGFARTLSIYATELADPVVVQTVTETLRRLIETRAVQPVIDAEPWLRDAFRLLPVNRSES